In one Paramisgurnus dabryanus chromosome 21, PD_genome_1.1, whole genome shotgun sequence genomic region, the following are encoded:
- the tbpl1 gene encoding TATA box-binding protein-like 1 — MEPSNDVALDIIITNVVSVFRTRCHLNLRTIGLEGTNVIYKPEMGKVLMKLRKPRITASIWSSGKIICTGATSEEEAKLGARRLARCLQKIGFKVRFSEFKVVNVLAVCSLPFQIRLIEFTKNNRPIASYEPEIHPAATYRIKTLRSTVQVFSTGSITVTGPNVQTVASAVEQIYPLLFECQKTVT; from the exons ATGGAACCCAGTAATGATGTGGCTCTTGATATCATCATTACCAACGTTGTATCTGTCTTCAGAACCAGATGTCATCTAAACCTGCGCACCATCGGTCTGGAGGGCACTAATGTCATCTACAAACCTGAAATGGGA aaagtcTTGATGAAGCTACGGAAACCGCGTATTACTGCCTCTATTTGGTCATCAGGGAAAATAATTTGCACTGGAGCAACAAG TGAGGAGGAGGCCAAACTGGGTGCTCGACGGTTGGCCCGCTGTCTGCAGAAGATTGGATTCAAG GTGAGGTTCTCGGAGTTTAAGGTTGTAAATGTGCTGGCGGTGTGCTCCCTGCCTTTTCAGATACGTCTTATTGAGTTCACCAAGAATAACAGGCCCATTGCCAG TTATGAACCTGAAATCCATCCAGCTGCTACATACAGAATCAAAACCCTCAGGAGTACGGTGCAGGTGTTTTCCACAGGCAGTATCACTGTTACAG GACCAAATGTGCAGACTGTTGCATCTGCAGTGGAGCAGATTTATCCTCTGTTGTTTGAGTGTCAGAAAACAGTGACATAg